The Streptomyces rubrogriseus genomic sequence CAGCGAGCGGACCGTCGGCCTGGGGCTGGCGTCGGGTACGCCCGGCTCGGAGGACGAAGCGGTTCCGGCCCGCTGGTTCACCTTCAACGCCGGTCTGGGGTTCGACGCCGGGGTGGTCGGCCGGGTCGAGCAGCACCGCGAGCGCGGCAAGAAGTCCACGCACGCCCTCTACGTCCGCCAGGTGGTGCGTCAGCTCATCGGCGAGCCGCACCGCCGCAGCGGGACGATCACTCTGGAGCGGGCGGGCGAGGACCCGGTCACCGATCTGGTCCTGTCCATAGTTTCGAACACCTGCCCCTGGACGTTCCTCGGGAACCGCCCGATCTACGCCTCTCCCGAGGCGTCGTTCGACACCGCACTCGACGTGTTCGGCCTGAGCCGGCTGTCGACGGCCGCGGTTGCCCGGTATGGCACCCAGTTGCTCACTTCGTCCCCCGAGCGCGGGCCGCGGGGCCGCCACGCGGTCTCCCTGCACGATCTGACCGAGTTCACCTTGCATTCGAAGGTGCCCCTGCCCCTTCAGATGGACGGTGACCACCTGGGGTTGCGGACCAGCGTGACGTTCACAGGCGTACGCCGTGCACTGCGTGTGATTGTGTGAGCAGAAGGGGCGAAAGTCCTTTCACTCGAACGTTTAGACCAGGATCCACCCCATGGAAGTACGGCTGTGACCTAGTCGACACCGAAGAATCAAAAAAAACTTTCCGGAAGGGGTTGTATCCGCCGCCGAGGTTTGCGAGTCTCTTCTTGGCGATCGGGACAGCCCGCAGGACCGGCATCCACAGATCACCGGAACCCCTCTTCAAACCACAGGACCACGCCAGGGAACCTGGCGGTAGGCCCTTCCCTTGTTGAGGGATTCGTGAAAGCGTTCACATTCACAAGCATCCCAGCATGTAATACCAAGGAGAGGTAGCAGCCATGGACTGGCGTCACCGCGCCGTTTGCCGCGAGGAAGACCCCGAGCTCTTCTTCCCCATCGGCAACACCGGTCCCGCGCTGCTGCAGATCGAGGAAGCCAAGGCCGTCTGCCGTCGCTGCCCCGTCATGGAGCAGTGCCTGCAGTGGGCGCTCGAGTCCGGCCAGGACTCCGGCGTCTGGGGTGGTCTCAGCGAGGACGAGCGCCGCGCAATGAAGCGCCGTGCCGCCCGCAACCGGGCTCGTCAGGCCTCCGCCTGACAACCCACCCCTACTGACAGCCTCAGCTTGGCGGCGCGTACAGCGAGTACGCATCCCCCGCTCCCGAGCCGCAGCGCGCAGTACCCCCGATGCGCATCGGACGATGTATCGCACGAGCACTGGCCTCGGACCTTCACCGGTCCGGGGCTTTTTGCTGTGCCCACCGCCCGACGGCCGCTACTTCTCGGCGGGCACCGGGATGTCGAGGATCACGCGGCAGCCGCGCTCCGCCGCCTGGACCATGTCGAAGGCGCCGCCCAGCTCGCCCTCGACCAGGGTGCGGACGATCTGCAGGCCGAGGTTGCCGGAGCGGTGCGGGTCGAAGTCCTCGGGCAGGCCGACCCCGTCGTCCTGGACGGTGACCAGCAGCCGGGCCTCCTTGGTGGTGCCGCCGCGGACCGCCGAGACCTCGACCGTGCCGGTGTCGCCGTCCCGGAAGCCGTGCTCCAGGGCGTTCTGCAGCACCTCGGTCAGCACCATGGAGAGCGGGGTGGCGACCTCGGCGTCGAGGATGCCGAAGCGTCCGGTGCGCCGGCCGGTGACCTTGCCCGGCGAGATCTCGGCCACCATCGCCAGTACGCGGTCGGCGATCTCGTCGAACTCCACGCGCTCGTCCAGGTTCTGGGAGAGCGTCTCGTGCACGATCGCGATCGAGCCGACCCGGCGCACGGCCTCTTCCAGCGCCTCGCGGCCCCGGTCGGACTCGATGCGCCGGGCCTGCAGGCGCAGCAGGGCCGCCACCGTCTGGAGGTTGTTCTTCACCCGGTGGTGGATCTCCCGGATGGTGGCGTCCTTGGTGATCAATTCGCGTTCCCGGCGGCGCAGTTCCGTCACGTCGCGCAGGAGGACCAGCGAACCGATGCGGGTGCCCTTGGGTTTGAGCGGGATGGCGCGGAACTGGATCACCCCGTCGTGCGCCTCGATCTCGAACTCGCGCGGCGCCCAGCCGCTGGCCACCTTGGCGAGCGCCTCGTCCACCGGTCCGCGGGAAGGGGCGAGTTCCGCGGTGGTGCGGCCGAGGTGATGCCCCACCAGGTCGGCGGCCAGACCCATGCGGTGGTAGGCGGACAGCGCGTTCGGGGAGGCGTACTGGACGATGCCGTCGCCGTCCACCCGGATCAGGCCGTCGCCGACGCGGGGCGAGGCGTCCATGTCGACCTGCTGGTTCTCGAACGGGAAGGCGCCGGCCGCGATCATCTGGGCGAGGTCGGAGGCGCTCTGCAGGTAGGTGAGCTCCAGCCGGCTCGGCGTACGCACCGTGAGCAGGTTGGTGTTGCGGGCGATGACCCCGAGGACGCGGCCCTGGCGGCGTACGGGGATGGACTCGACGCGGACCGGGACCTCCTCGCGCCACTCGGGGTCGCCCTCGCGCACGATGCGGCCCTCGTCCAGAGCGGCGTCCAGCATGGGGCGCCGGCCGCGCGGGACGAGGTGGCCGACCATGTCGTCCTGGTACGAGGTGGGTCCGGTGTTGGGCCGCATCTGGGCGACGGAGACGTAGCGCGTGCCGTCGCGGGTGGGGACCCAGAGGACCAGGTCGGCGAAGGAGAGGTCGGAGAGGAGCTGCCACTCCGAGACCAGCAGATGGAGCCACTCGAGGTCGGAGTCGTCGAGCGCGGTGTGCTGGCGTACGAGTTCGTTCATGGAGGGCACGGGGCCGAGCGTACCTGGCGGTACGGACAGCGTTCGAAACCAGCCGCTCTCCACGGCGCCCCAGCCTCCGAAGCGGCCGGCGAGCCCCCCGGAAGCACCCGCGGGCCGCGGCGCCTGAGAGGGACCCTCAGCCCTCTCGGCACCGCAGCCCGGAGCAACATCGGCCGTGGGGTGTGCGGTCCCGGTCGGCCGAAGGATGAGGAGCCGGAGCAGTCAGGGCAGAGAGCGCCGGTTCCTCGGTCCGTCCTCCTGTGCGGGGAGGACGGAAGCCTGACGATCACCTTGCGTGAGCGACACGGTCAGTTCCTCAGCAACCATTGTGGACTAGACCACTAACCGTGTCCATGCGGTGGACGTTGTTTGTTGTTGGTACTTGTGCCGACCGCACCGCCGTCCGGGCAGCCGCCAGAAGCCTAACCCCGTTGGCTCAACCTCGGGGCCAGACCGCCAGGGCAATTTCCGCGAGCGCCTCCAGCTCCGCCCGGCTCGCACCGTCGCGCGCCTGCTGGGACATGCCCTGGATCATCGCGCCGGTGTACCGGGCGAGCGCGGCGGCGTCGGTGTCCGGCGGCAGCACTCCCCCGTCCACGTCGGCACCGATCCGGCTCTCGATGGCGGCGATGTTCGCGTTGCGCCGCTCCCGAAGGGACTCCTCCACCTCGGCGGTCGAGCAGTTGGCGGCCGCGTGGATGACGAGGCAGCCGTGCGGCCGGCCCGGGGCCGTGTACTCGGCGGCGGCCTCGCGCAGCATCCTCTCTATGCCCGCACGCGCGGTCGGCTCCTCGGCGAGGGCGCGCTCGCCGAACGAGCCGTACCGCACCCCGTACTCCTGGACGACCTCCTCGAAGAGCGACCGCTTGTCGCCGAAGGCGGCGTAGAGGCTCGGGGCCCCGATGTCCATGACCCGCGTCAGGTCGGAGACGGACGTGGCCTCGTACCCGTGCTCCCAGAAGGCCAGCAGCGCCGCCTCCAGCGCCGTGGCCCGGTCGAAGGAGCGCGGACGGCCGCGGGTCCTGGCCGTGCCGCTCCGAGCAGGCGCTCCGGACCGTTCACTCTTCTCACCGCTCACCATGGAGTGCATTTTATAGCGACCACTAGAAAAAGTCGCCGGGTCGCTGTACGGTCATTTCTGTAGCGACCACTAGTGAAATAAGGGGGCGCCGGGATGGGCGTGCTTGCGGGCAGGACGGCACTCGTCACGGGGGCGAGCAGGGGCATCGGGCGGGGCATCGCGGAGCGGCTGGGCCGCGACGGCGCTCGGGTCGCGGTGCACTACGGGAGGAACGAGGCAGCGGCGAAGGAGACGGTCGCCGCGATCGAGGCCGGGGGCGGCTCGGCGTTCACGATCAGGGCCGACCTGAGCGCTCCGGGTGCCGCCGAGGAGTTGTGGGAGCAGTTCGACAGACACGCCGACGGGCTGGACGTGCTGGTGAACAACGCGGGGATCGGCAGCACCCGCGCCATCGGGGAGATAGGGGAGGCGGAGTACGACGCGGTCTTCACGGTCAACGTGAAGGCACCGTTCTTCATCCTCAAGCACGGCATGGGGCGGCTGCGCGACGGCGGCCGGGTCGTCAACATCTCGTCGGGCCTGGCCCGCACGGCGGTGATGCCGGACAACATGGCGTACGCGATGACGAAGGGCGCGCTGGACGTGTTCTCCCGCGACCTCTCCAAGGTGCTCGGCACCCGGGGCATCACGGTGAACTCGGTGGCGCCCGGCATCATCGACACGGACAACACGGCCGGGATGCTGCACGGGAGCGAGGGCGGCTGGGAGCGGGCCGCGGCGCTCTCCGCGCTGGGCGGGGTGGGGACGACGGCCGAGGTGGCCGACGTGGTCGCGTTCCTCGCCTCGCACGGGGGCCGGTGGGTCACGGGCAGTTGGGTGGACGCCACGGGAGGTTCACTGACCTGACACCACCGCCGGCACAGCACCACTCGCCTGACCGTTTCAGCGCGACCGCGCGGCTCCGCTCTGTTAGATTGGTCTAAACCACATAGCCAGTCCCGGGCCCCGGGTGAGTCCTCTCTTCGAAACGGCAGGCCAGCGTGGAAGTTGTCATCGTTCCCGATGCCAAGGCGGGCGGCGAACTCATAGCCGAAGCCATGGCGCAGCTGCTCCGGCGCAAGCCCGACGCCCTGCTCGGGGTGGCCACCGGCTCGACGCCGCTGCCCGTGTACGAGGCGCTGGCGGCCAAGGTGCGCTCGGGTGCCGTGGACACCGCGCGGGCACGGATCGCCCAGCTCGACGAATACGTGGGGCTGCCCGCGGACCACCCCGAGTCGTACCGCTCGGTGCTGCGGCGCGAGGTGCTCGAACCGCTGGGCATCGACATGGACGCGTTCATGGGCCCCGACGGGACGGCCGCGGACGTG encodes the following:
- a CDS encoding diacylglycerol/lipid kinase family protein, which translates into the protein MRALLVVNPAATTTSARTRDVLIHALASEMKLEAVTTGYRGHARDLGRQAAQSDDIDLVVALGGDGTVNEVVNGLLHAGPDPEHLPGLAVVPGGSTNVFARALGLPNHAVEATGALLDALREGSERTVGLGLASGTPGSEDEAVPARWFTFNAGLGFDAGVVGRVEQHRERGKKSTHALYVRQVVRQLIGEPHRRSGTITLERAGEDPVTDLVLSIVSNTCPWTFLGNRPIYASPEASFDTALDVFGLSRLSTAAVARYGTQLLTSSPERGPRGRHAVSLHDLTEFTLHSKVPLPLQMDGDHLGLRTSVTFTGVRRALRVIV
- a CDS encoding WhiB family transcriptional regulator, which codes for MDWRHRAVCREEDPELFFPIGNTGPALLQIEEAKAVCRRCPVMEQCLQWALESGQDSGVWGGLSEDERRAMKRRAARNRARQASA
- a CDS encoding PAS domain-containing sensor histidine kinase, whose translation is MPSMNELVRQHTALDDSDLEWLHLLVSEWQLLSDLSFADLVLWVPTRDGTRYVSVAQMRPNTGPTSYQDDMVGHLVPRGRRPMLDAALDEGRIVREGDPEWREEVPVRVESIPVRRQGRVLGVIARNTNLLTVRTPSRLELTYLQSASDLAQMIAAGAFPFENQQVDMDASPRVGDGLIRVDGDGIVQYASPNALSAYHRMGLAADLVGHHLGRTTAELAPSRGPVDEALAKVASGWAPREFEIEAHDGVIQFRAIPLKPKGTRIGSLVLLRDVTELRRRERELITKDATIREIHHRVKNNLQTVAALLRLQARRIESDRGREALEEAVRRVGSIAIVHETLSQNLDERVEFDEIADRVLAMVAEISPGKVTGRRTGRFGILDAEVATPLSMVLTEVLQNALEHGFRDGDTGTVEVSAVRGGTTKEARLLVTVQDDGVGLPEDFDPHRSGNLGLQIVRTLVEGELGGAFDMVQAAERGCRVILDIPVPAEK
- a CDS encoding TetR/AcrR family transcriptional regulator, with protein sequence MVSGEKSERSGAPARSGTARTRGRPRSFDRATALEAALLAFWEHGYEATSVSDLTRVMDIGAPSLYAAFGDKRSLFEEVVQEYGVRYGSFGERALAEEPTARAGIERMLREAAAEYTAPGRPHGCLVIHAAANCSTAEVEESLRERRNANIAAIESRIGADVDGGVLPPDTDAAALARYTGAMIQGMSQQARDGASRAELEALAEIALAVWPRG
- a CDS encoding SDR family oxidoreductase, which encodes MGVLAGRTALVTGASRGIGRGIAERLGRDGARVAVHYGRNEAAAKETVAAIEAGGGSAFTIRADLSAPGAAEELWEQFDRHADGLDVLVNNAGIGSTRAIGEIGEAEYDAVFTVNVKAPFFILKHGMGRLRDGGRVVNISSGLARTAVMPDNMAYAMTKGALDVFSRDLSKVLGTRGITVNSVAPGIIDTDNTAGMLHGSEGGWERAAALSALGGVGTTAEVADVVAFLASHGGRWVTGSWVDATGGSLT